The following are encoded in a window of Spirochaetaceae bacterium genomic DNA:
- a CDS encoding ribonuclease Z yields the protein MEAFILGTGGMMPLPGRYLTSVLLRREGSLFLFDCGEGTQVSLRRLNLKWKKIDAIFISHTHADHVTGLPGILMLSSQVDRNEPLYIIGPPKIKHYIESNRASLDMYINYQIIVIEIDPSNPQEVFKGEGFTIQSFPLKHTKPCVGYTLIEDERPGIFYPDKALALNIPAGPLWGTLQRGEPVEFNGRIINPSEVMGPPRSGRKFSFVTDTLYHEGIAKYVKNSNLLICEGMFGEGMEEQAEEKRHMTAYQAGLVAKEAAALSTGLIHYSPRYHDKELGLLLDEARKNSKNTFLCRDRMAITIPNTD from the coding sequence ATGGAAGCTTTTATTTTGGGCACCGGCGGTATGATGCCGCTACCGGGACGTTACCTTACCAGTGTGCTGCTTCGGCGCGAAGGGTCGTTATTTTTATTTGATTGCGGCGAAGGCACGCAGGTTTCGCTGCGCCGTCTTAATCTAAAATGGAAAAAAATTGATGCCATTTTTATTAGCCATACCCATGCCGACCACGTAACCGGATTGCCCGGTATCTTAATGTTAAGCAGCCAAGTAGACAGAAACGAGCCGCTTTATATTATTGGTCCGCCTAAAATTAAACATTACATCGAAAGCAACCGGGCCAGCTTAGATATGTATATTAACTATCAAATAATTGTTATAGAGATTGACCCATCTAATCCGCAAGAGGTTTTTAAAGGCGAAGGCTTTACCATACAAAGTTTTCCTTTAAAGCATACTAAACCTTGCGTTGGTTACACTTTAATCGAAGATGAGCGTCCCGGTATTTTTTATCCTGATAAAGCATTGGCTCTTAACATTCCGGCCGGGCCGTTATGGGGAACCTTGCAGCGTGGTGAACCTGTCGAGTTTAACGGCCGTATTATTAACCCCAGCGAGGTAATGGGGCCGCCGCGTAGCGGCCGAAAATTTAGTTTTGTAACCGATACCCTCTACCATGAAGGGATAGCTAAATATGTAAAAAACAGTAATTTACTTATTTGTGAAGGTATGTTTGGGGAAGGTATGGAAGAGCAAGCCGAAGAAAAACGGCACATGACGGCTTATCAAGCCGGTCTTGTTGCTAAAGAGGCGGCGGCCCTTAGTACCGGCCTTATCCATTATAGCCCGCGCTACCACGATAAAGAGCTTGGTTTATTATTAGATGAAGCCAGAAAAAATAGTAAAAATACTTTTTTGTGTCGTGACCGCATGGCTATTACTATACCTAATACCGATTAA
- a CDS encoding ZIP family metal transporter, with protein sequence MQNFLNLSPVIQALLAGSVAWLSTTLGAGLVFFFKDIKRSLLDTILGFAAGVMVAASCFGLLIPAFNFSEELGQHLWLMPLFGFLIGAAALRLLDIVLPHLHPSLKNNYQQEGPKSKLKRSFLMVIALTLHNIPEGLAIGVIIGAAGSALALGFDANATLAGALSLTLAITIQNLPEGFAVAVPLRKEGLSRRKAFALGSASGIVEPIMAVIGALLVVTMQNLLPFALAFAAGAMIYVVVEEIIPEMHSGQHGHFATFGFIIGFALIMLLDVIL encoded by the coding sequence ATGCAAAACTTTTTAAATTTATCACCGGTTATCCAAGCTTTATTGGCCGGCAGTGTAGCTTGGTTATCTACTACACTAGGGGCCGGCTTGGTATTTTTCTTTAAAGATATTAAACGCAGCTTATTAGACACTATTTTAGGGTTTGCCGCCGGTGTGATGGTGGCGGCCAGCTGCTTTGGCTTGTTAATACCGGCTTTTAATTTTAGCGAAGAACTGGGGCAACACCTTTGGTTAATGCCTTTGTTCGGTTTTTTAATTGGCGCCGCTGCTCTACGATTATTAGATATAGTTTTACCGCACCTTCACCCCAGTTTAAAAAATAACTACCAACAAGAAGGTCCTAAAAGTAAACTTAAACGTAGTTTCTTAATGGTGATAGCTCTTACTTTGCATAATATTCCCGAAGGTCTTGCTATTGGGGTAATTATTGGTGCGGCCGGCAGTGCTTTAGCTTTAGGGTTTGATGCCAATGCCACCTTAGCTGGAGCCCTTTCCCTGACTTTAGCGATTACTATTCAAAATTTACCGGAAGGTTTTGCGGTGGCCGTTCCTTTACGCAAAGAGGGACTAAGCCGCAGGAAAGCCTTTGCTCTTGGCAGTGCCAGTGGGATTGTCGAGCCTATAATGGCCGTCATCGGGGCTTTATTGGTAGTAACTATGCAAAATCTCTTACCCTTTGCCCTAGCCTTTGCGGCCGGAGCTATGATTTATGTAGTGGTAGAAGAAATTATCCCCGAAATGCATAGCGGCCAGCACGGCCACTTTGCCACCTTTGGTTTTATTATTGGTTTTGCTTTAATTATGTTATTAGATGTAATACTTTAA
- a CDS encoding RluA family pseudouridine synthase, whose translation MPNSLAEVITKVAAANDAGKRFDKVARKAFNWLPLSTIFKSIRTGELLLNGHKTKPDTIIQAGDSLQLKLNHKLQLINNQQEINPHLPVAKGPLLEIIYQNTDVVIINKAYGLKVHDGAESVQKLILNQINYEPSLSFNPAPVHRLDRNTSGLLVIAKTVSGARLFGQHQADSFIIKKYLAVLKGKIKDDIWQDYLSYKDGKSYAYAQGSYAETKVTALAYQDGLTLAQLQLKTGRSHQIRCQAALHGSPLLNDVKYGAGGNGHYLLHAYYLEDIAANPLFPALTHLPAFCHKFLKNTKLFFN comes from the coding sequence ATGCCCAACTCTTTAGCCGAAGTTATCACTAAAGTTGCCGCCGCTAACGATGCCGGCAAACGTTTCGATAAAGTAGCGCGTAAGGCCTTTAACTGGCTGCCGCTTAGTACCATCTTTAAATCTATAAGAACCGGTGAACTGCTTCTTAATGGCCACAAGACCAAACCCGATACCATCATTCAAGCCGGTGATAGCTTGCAGTTAAAACTCAATCATAAATTACAGTTAATAAATAATCAACAAGAAATCAACCCTCACCTTCCTGTTGCTAAGGGGCCTTTACTCGAAATAATTTATCAAAACACCGATGTAGTAATTATTAACAAAGCTTACGGCCTTAAGGTACACGATGGAGCAGAGAGTGTGCAAAAACTTATTTTAAATCAAATTAACTATGAACCTAGCTTAAGTTTTAATCCGGCCCCCGTCCATCGGCTAGACCGTAATACTAGCGGCCTGCTGGTAATTGCTAAAACGGTAAGCGGCGCTAGGCTTTTTGGCCAACATCAAGCCGATAGTTTTATTATTAAAAAATATTTAGCTGTCCTTAAAGGAAAAATTAAAGATGATATTTGGCAAGATTATCTTAGTTATAAAGATGGTAAAAGCTATGCTTATGCTCAAGGCAGTTATGCCGAAACCAAAGTTACCGCCCTAGCTTACCAAGATGGACTAACTTTAGCGCAATTACAATTAAAAACCGGCCGCAGCCATCAAATTCGCTGCCAAGCTGCTCTACATGGCAGCCCGCTGCTAAATGATGTTAAATATGGGGCCGGCGGCAACGGCCATTATCTATTGCATGCCTATTATCTAGAAGATATCGCCGCTAACCCGCTTTTTCCGGCTTTAACTCACCTGCCGGCATTTTGTCATAAATTCTTAAAAAATACTAAATTATTTTTTAATTAA
- a CDS encoding DUF115 domain-containing protein has translation MDKKELLNQPKIFKKNLAAFSLNFPAINWPALKPNAKAQLNASKNGQINFLIANKAVHSTYNPSNEAVKQLESFDDEADSFVVLGFGLAYIVDELLKKTETKKIFIAEGDLELFCWLLQHKDFTPYLNNKQIIFLFNHNNTELEELWHNHSIQQPQIIINRALYDNHAYLAQVDKALVNYLSKTATNRITLKKNGRLWLRNLAANSRLLSKAGSIKEAFGRFNYPTTLVAAGVSLENILPYFKEIYERSLIVVVDTAYRVLLKHGFEADFVVASDSSYWNSRHLDGCGGHQGILVGELGLYPTVYRQNFKLLLCQSFFPLARFFEQPLVDNGHLLSGGSVATTAFNLCRQLGTSSIYLTGLDLAFTSPKPHARSCRFEEWAVADSNRLKPLNNFLYAMSHSANSLYVKANNGGLVRTDERMELYRRWFSQQAAEVAIYNLSDGVAIGSPASLEQLLALPPIRPQIEADLAKLPLLAAQSTELALKIKIRQNYFADVFTALANFALQFKEALEKGVTITELQNKLTSLQSDEMLNLLFAHEFTGLADNPTGQLAGQLAATSHNYAQLFSRSYH, from the coding sequence GTGGATAAAAAAGAGCTGCTTAACCAACCAAAAATTTTTAAAAAAAATTTAGCGGCTTTTAGCCTAAATTTTCCGGCTATTAATTGGCCGGCTCTTAAACCAAACGCTAAGGCCCAGCTAAACGCTAGTAAAAATGGCCAAATTAACTTTTTAATAGCTAATAAAGCCGTTCATTCCACCTATAACCCTTCAAACGAAGCCGTTAAGCAGTTAGAATCTTTTGATGACGAAGCCGACAGCTTTGTTGTTTTGGGGTTTGGCTTAGCTTATATAGTAGATGAATTACTTAAAAAAACCGAAACTAAAAAAATTTTTATCGCAGAGGGCGACTTAGAGCTCTTTTGCTGGTTATTACAACATAAAGATTTTACGCCGTATCTTAATAATAAGCAAATAATCTTTCTGTTTAATCACAACAACACCGAGTTGGAAGAATTATGGCATAACCATAGCATACAGCAGCCGCAGATAATTATTAACCGCGCTTTATACGATAATCATGCTTATTTAGCGCAAGTTGATAAAGCTTTAGTTAATTATCTTAGTAAAACTGCTACCAACCGGATTACTCTTAAAAAAAATGGCCGCCTGTGGTTGCGCAATTTAGCCGCTAACAGCCGGCTGTTAAGTAAGGCCGGCTCCATCAAAGAGGCTTTTGGCCGTTTTAATTACCCTACAACCTTAGTAGCGGCCGGTGTAAGCTTAGAAAACATTTTGCCTTACTTTAAAGAAATTTATGAACGCTCCTTAATTGTAGTGGTAGATACCGCTTATCGTGTTTTGTTAAAACACGGTTTTGAAGCCGATTTTGTGGTAGCCAGCGATAGCAGTTATTGGAATAGCCGTCATCTTGACGGCTGTGGCGGCCATCAAGGTATTTTGGTGGGTGAGCTGGGGCTTTACCCTACAGTTTACCGGCAAAATTTTAAATTGTTACTTTGTCAAAGTTTTTTTCCGCTGGCTCGCTTTTTTGAGCAACCTTTGGTTGACAATGGCCATTTACTTTCGGGCGGGAGTGTGGCGACAACGGCCTTTAATTTATGCCGGCAACTAGGAACCAGCTCTATTTATTTAACAGGGCTAGATTTAGCTTTTACCAGCCCTAAACCGCATGCTCGCAGCTGCCGCTTTGAAGAATGGGCGGTAGCCGATAGTAATCGCCTTAAACCGCTTAACAATTTTTTATATGCTATGAGCCACTCGGCGAATAGCCTTTATGTAAAGGCCAATAACGGCGGGTTAGTCCGTACTGATGAACGTATGGAGCTTTACCGCCGCTGGTTTAGTCAACAAGCTGCCGAGGTGGCTATCTACAATTTAAGCGATGGAGTGGCTATCGGCAGCCCGGCGAGCCTTGAGCAACTGCTGGCTTTACCGCCTATCCGCCCGCAAATTGAGGCCGATTTGGCAAAGTTACCGCTTTTAGCGGCACAATCAACTGAATTAGCTTTAAAAATTAAAATTAGACAAAATTACTTCGCCGATGTTTTTACGGCTTTAGCTAACTTTGCTCTGCAATTTAAAGAGGCTTTAGAAAAAGGAGTCACCATAACAGAGCTACAAAATAAATTAACATCGTTACAAAGTGATGAAATGTTAAATTTACTTTTTGCTCACGAGTTTACCGGCCTAGCCGACAACCCTACCGGTCAGCTAGCCGGCCAATTAGCCGCCACCAGCCACAATTATGCCCAACTCTTTAGCCGAAGTTATCACTAA